In one Sulfitobacter sp. LCG007 genomic region, the following are encoded:
- a CDS encoding IS66 family transposase gives MRRAPAPDRWRRDGRTGIRARALHREPDRPAPADLCLLRTVHPGPAALAPHRTWPPGAGSFGPCAGQQVCRPSSADHLPLYRQSQIFEREGLDLDRSTLADWVGKTTALLEPLADAIGRHVLSAEAIFADDTPISMLAPGTGKTQTARLWTYARDERPWGGGAPPAAWYRFSGDRKGQHPMDHLARFRGWMHADGYAGFEDLYRTGAIREVACMTHVRRKFVDIHRSQSSPIAEETIATIAQLYAVEKEARGSPPDVRVELRKAHAAPVFDNLEVWLTLQLTTISGKSPLAAAIRYALTHMKRLRPYLGHGILELDNNAAERGMRAIALGRKNYFFVGSEAGGKAGAIAYTLIETAKLNAVDPHAWLADSLARIPDYKITKVDDLLPWR, from the coding sequence TTGCGTCGGGCGCCTGCGCCGGATCGGTGGAGACGTGACGGAAGAACTGGAATACGTGCCCGGGCGCTTCATCGTGAACCGGATCGTCCGGCCCCGGCTGACCTGTGCCTGCTGCGAACGGTTCATCCAGGCCCCGCTGCCCTCGCGCCCCATCGAACGTGGCCGCCCGGGGCCGGGTCTTTTGGCCCATGTGCTGGTCAGCAAGTATGCCGACCATCTTCCGCCGACCATCTTCCCTTGTATCGCCAAAGCCAGATCTTCGAGCGTGAAGGTCTCGACCTCGACAGATCGACCCTGGCCGACTGGGTTGGCAAAACGACCGCCCTGCTGGAGCCCCTCGCAGATGCCATCGGCCGCCATGTCCTGTCGGCCGAGGCCATCTTCGCGGATGACACGCCCATCAGCATGCTCGCCCCAGGCACCGGCAAGACCCAGACCGCAAGGCTCTGGACCTACGCCCGCGATGAGCGCCCTTGGGGCGGCGGCGCTCCACCCGCTGCCTGGTATCGCTTCTCCGGTGATCGCAAGGGTCAGCACCCGATGGACCATCTCGCCCGCTTCCGCGGATGGATGCATGCCGACGGCTATGCCGGGTTCGAGGACCTCTATCGGACCGGAGCGATCCGCGAGGTCGCCTGCATGACCCATGTCAGGCGCAAGTTCGTCGACATCCACCGGTCGCAGAGTTCCCCGATCGCCGAAGAGACCATCGCCACGATCGCGCAACTCTATGCCGTCGAGAAAGAGGCCAGAGGGTCGCCACCGGATGTCCGGGTCGAACTTCGCAAGGCACATGCGGCCCCGGTGTTCGACAACCTTGAGGTCTGGCTGACCCTGCAACTCACCACGATCTCTGGCAAATCCCCGCTCGCGGCCGCCATCCGCTATGCCCTGACCCACATGAAGCGCCTGCGCCCCTATCTCGGCCACGGCATCCTCGAACTCGACAACAACGCCGCCGAACGCGGCATGCGCGCCATCGCCCTCGGCCGCAAGAACTACTTCTTCGTCGGCTCGGAGGCGGGCGGCAAGGCCGGCGCCATTGCCTACACGCTGATCGAAACGGCCAAGCTCAACGCCGTCGATCCCCACGCCTGGCTCGCCGACAGCCTAGCCCGCATCCCTGACTACAAGATCACAAAGGTCGATGACCTCCTGCCTTGGCGCTGA
- a CDS encoding IS5 family transposase, with protein sequence MRGSDQVTGSLFSYADLEERIAAGHPLRKIRAVVNDALRSLDAEFDRLYAGEGRPSIAPQRLIRASLLQILYSVRSERQLMEQMDYNLLFRWFGGLGIDDAVWVPTVFTKNRDRLLTTDMSRKVVAAILAHREVAPLLSDDHFSVDGTLVKAWASMKSFQPKERAASDGDEGPGDPPDSSVPPTSPSDQSIAELDPMTRPTRRNRNAEVDFRGERRSNAPHASMTDPEARLFKKSPGAGAMLCFMGHSLMENRSGLIVQADLARADGHAKRRAAIDMLHRHSPGSARRLTLAADRGYDSADLVAELRQMVVTPHLARKSRHSAIDGRTTRHPGYAQPQRRRKKIEEPFGWVKTVGGMTQTLYRGIARVRARFTLAMAACILARLPRLLAA encoded by the coding sequence ATGCGTGGATCAGATCAGGTGACGGGCTCGCTGTTCAGCTACGCCGATCTCGAGGAGCGCATTGCGGCGGGACATCCGCTTCGCAAGATCAGGGCCGTCGTCAACGATGCGTTGCGCTCGCTGGATGCCGAGTTCGACCGGCTCTACGCGGGTGAGGGCCGCCCCTCCATCGCGCCGCAACGGTTGATCCGGGCCAGCCTGCTGCAGATCCTCTACTCGGTCCGGTCCGAGCGGCAACTCATGGAGCAGATGGATTACAACCTGCTGTTCCGCTGGTTCGGGGGCCTCGGGATCGACGATGCCGTCTGGGTCCCGACCGTGTTCACGAAAAACCGCGACCGGCTGCTGACCACGGACATGTCGCGCAAGGTCGTGGCCGCCATTCTGGCGCATCGCGAGGTGGCGCCGCTGCTCTCGGACGATCATTTCTCGGTCGACGGCACCCTGGTGAAGGCCTGGGCGTCGATGAAGAGTTTCCAGCCGAAGGAAAGGGCTGCGTCCGACGGGGACGAGGGTCCCGGAGATCCGCCAGATTCCAGTGTGCCGCCCACGTCCCCCTCTGACCAGTCCATCGCCGAGCTCGATCCAATGACCCGCCCCACACGCCGCAACCGCAACGCCGAAGTCGACTTCCGTGGCGAACGACGCTCGAACGCGCCCCATGCTTCGATGACCGATCCGGAGGCCCGGCTGTTCAAGAAGTCCCCCGGCGCCGGCGCCATGCTGTGCTTCATGGGGCATAGCCTGATGGAAAACCGCTCCGGCCTGATCGTGCAGGCTGACCTGGCGCGGGCGGACGGCCACGCCAAGCGGCGTGCTGCCATCGACATGCTTCACCGCCACTCGCCCGGTTCGGCCCGGCGCCTGACCCTAGCGGCAGACCGCGGTTACGACAGCGCCGACTTGGTCGCCGAGCTGCGCCAGATGGTGGTCACGCCACATCTCGCCCGGAAGTCCCGACACTCCGCCATCGACGGCAGAACCACCCGGCACCCCGGCTACGCCCAACCGCAGCGGCGCCGGAAGAAGATCGAGGAACCTTTCGGCTGGGTCAAAACCGTCGGCGGCATGACGCAGACCCTGTATCGCGGCATCGCGCGCGTGCGGGCCCGCTTCACACTGGCGATGGCGGCGTGCATCCTCGCGAGACTGCCGAGACTGCTCGCCGCCTGA
- a CDS encoding calcium-binding protein, with translation MDTDEFDIVALPNNQVAVMYDQPSNDAFVIGDNEKDEPVVRILTISEEGQSISHGQTTINVAGQSQKNNEPAIATLDDGGFMIFYDNDRGAGEIRGQRYDESGDRVGDDFVVFEGVASNLSATTSEDGRVAVTFIAGAGNDVIDGGNSDDTIRGGEGNDTLHGGSGKDKIVGGAGHDMMTGGNGKDVFVFSEQNFIGIIEDFKPGSDRIDLSDVAEIEHFKDLTDNHLEDKVITVLIDDGAGTLVSLLGVDVDDLSARDFIF, from the coding sequence ATGGACACGGACGAGTTCGACATCGTGGCGCTGCCGAACAACCAAGTCGCCGTCATGTACGATCAGCCCAGCAACGACGCATTCGTCATCGGCGACAACGAAAAGGATGAACCGGTCGTCAGGATCCTCACGATCTCGGAGGAAGGCCAGTCGATTTCCCACGGCCAGACCACCATAAACGTGGCCGGCCAGAGCCAGAAAAACAACGAACCCGCGATCGCCACTCTCGACGACGGCGGCTTCATGATCTTCTACGACAACGATCGCGGTGCGGGCGAGATCCGGGGCCAGCGCTACGACGAGAGCGGGGACCGGGTCGGTGATGATTTCGTGGTCTTCGAAGGGGTCGCTTCCAACCTGTCGGCCACGACATCGGAAGACGGCCGGGTCGCGGTAACATTCATCGCAGGCGCCGGCAACGACGTCATCGACGGCGGCAACAGCGACGACACCATCCGTGGCGGCGAGGGCAACGACACCCTTCATGGTGGCTCGGGCAAGGACAAGATCGTCGGGGGCGCCGGGCACGACATGATGACCGGGGGCAACGGAAAAGACGTGTTCGTCTTCTCCGAACAGAACTTCATCGGCATCATAGAGGATTTCAAGCCGGGCTCCGACAGGATCGATCTCTCGGACGTTGCAGAGATCGAGCACTTCAAGGACCTGACTGACAATCACCTGGAAGACAAGGTCATCACTGTCCTCATCGATGACGGTGCCGGTACGCTCGTGTCATTGCTTGGTGTGGACGTGGACGACCTCTCGGCCAGGGACTTCATTTTCTGA
- a CDS encoding carboxymuconolactone decarboxylase family protein produces the protein MTSETRVDRGRRMLDRIDGHAGQRVIDALEEIAPDFATYLFEYPFGDIMSRPGLGLREREIATVAALCALGTAENQLKVHIQAAINCGVKREEIVEIMMQMSVYAGFPAALNGLMAAKAVFADAPLSAT, from the coding sequence ATGACCAGCGAAACCAGAGTGGATCGCGGCCGGCGCATGCTCGACCGGATCGACGGCCATGCCGGGCAACGCGTCATCGACGCGCTCGAAGAAATTGCTCCCGACTTCGCCACCTATCTGTTCGAGTACCCGTTCGGAGATATCATGTCCCGTCCGGGCCTCGGCCTGCGCGAGCGCGAGATCGCGACGGTGGCGGCGCTCTGCGCGCTGGGCACCGCAGAGAACCAGCTCAAGGTTCACATCCAGGCCGCGATCAACTGTGGCGTAAAGCGCGAGGAGATCGTCGAGATAATGATGCAGATGTCGGTCTACGCGGGCTTTCCCGCAGCCCTGAACGGGCTGATGGCGGCCAAGGCGGTCTTCGCAGACGCGCCGCTCTCCGCGACGTAG
- a CDS encoding Atu4866 domain-containing protein: MSGPLADFTGLWITDDGHIRHELLPGGRYVEARGRRECAYQGRYEISGTHIEYRDDTGFTADGDFIDGVLHHAGMILRRD; encoded by the coding sequence ATGAGCGGCCCGTTGGCCGACTTTACCGGGCTCTGGATCACCGATGACGGCCATATCCGCCACGAGCTCCTCCCAGGTGGCCGGTATGTCGAAGCGCGCGGTCGTCGCGAGTGCGCCTATCAGGGCCGCTACGAGATTAGCGGAACCCATATCGAGTACCGGGACGACACGGGCTTTACCGCCGACGGCGATTTCATCGACGGCGTCCTTCACCACGCCGGAATGATCCTTCGGCGAGATTGA